Genomic window (Salvelinus namaycush isolate Seneca chromosome 10, SaNama_1.0, whole genome shotgun sequence):
ctggcgcagtgcgaggagggataccggcgaatggaggcagcacgaagacgcggtaggaagcctgtgagtcagccccaaaaaattattgggggggggcttaaagggagtgtggcgaagtcaggtaggagacctgcgcctactccctgtagttaccgtggagagcgagagtacgggcagacaccgtgttacgcagtagagcgcatggtgtctcctgtacgcgtgcatagcctggttcggtacattccagctccacgtatcggccgggctagattgagcattgagccaggtgccatgaagccggctcaacgcgtctggtctccagtgcgtctcctcgggccggcttacatggcaccagccttacacatggtgtccccggttcgcctacatagcctggtgcgggttattccacctccccgcactggtcgggcgacggggagcatacaaccaggtaaggttggacaggctcagtgctcaagggagccagtacgcctgcacggtccggtatttccggcgccacctccccgccccagcccagtaccaccagtgcctacaccacgcaccaggcttcctgtgcatctccagagccctgttcctcctccacgcactagccctatggtgcgtgtctccagcccattaccaccagtgcctacaccacgcaccaagcctcctgtgtgtccccagagtcctgtgcgtcctgttgctgctccccgcactagccctgagatgcgtgtccccagcccggtaccaccagtgccggcaccacgcactaggccaaatgtgcgtctccagggtccagtatgccctgttccttctccccgcactagccttcaggtgcgtgtccccagcccggtaccaccagttccggcaccacgcaccaggcctacagtgcgcctcagccggccagagtctgccgtctgcccagcggcgcctgaactgcccgtctgcccagccccatctgagccatccatctgcccagcgccatctgagccatccgtctgcccagcgccatctgagccatccgtctgcccagcgccatctgagccatccgtctgcccagcgccatctgagccatccgtctgcccagcgccatctgagccatccgtctgcccagcgccatctgagccatccgtctgccccgagccattagagccgcccgtctgccccgagccattagagccgcccgtcagtcaggagccgctagagccgccagtcagccaggatctgccagagccgccaaccagccaggatctgccagagccgccaaccagccaggatctgccagagccgccaaccagccaggatctgccagagccgccaaccagccaggatctgccagagccgccaaccagccaggatctgccagagccgccaaccagccaggatctgccagagccgccaaccagccaggatctgccagagccgccaaccagccaggatctgccagagccgccaaccagccaggatctgccagagccgccaaccagccaggatctgccagagccgccaaccagccaggatctgccagagccgccagtcagccaggagcagccagatccgccagccagccaggagcagccagatccgccagccagccaggagcagccagatccgccagccagccatgagcagccagatccgccagccagccatgagcagccagatccgtcagccagccatgagcagccagatccgtcagccagccatgagcagccagatccgtcagccagccatgagcagccagatccgtcagccagccatgagcagccagatccgtcagccagccatgagcagccagatccgtcagccagccatgagcagccagatccgtcagccagccatgagcagccagatccgtcagccagccatgagcagccagatccgtcagccagccatgagcagccagatccgtcagccagccatgagcagccagatccgtcagccagtccggagctgccgtccctcagtccggagctgccgtccctcagtccggagctgccgtccctcagtccggagctacccatccgtccggtggtgccctctgggatggtcttcagtccgggactttctACAAGGGTCGCctctccagaggcgccaccaaagcgggtattgacaatggtggagtgggggccacgtcccgcacccgagccgccgccatattaaggcccaccccggaccctccccttcaatgtcaggttgtgcggtcggagtccgcacctttggggggggatactgtcacaccctggccttagttatctttgttttcattattattttagttaggtcagggtgtgacatggggaatgtatgtgttttggtttgtctaggggtttgtacgttTAAGGGGTCAGTGtattgtctaggtgtttgtatgtctatggctgcctagattggttctcaattagaggcagctgtggtttattgtctctgattgagagccatatttaaggcagccataggcatttgggttttgtgggtaattgtctatgttgtacgtttgttgcttgtctatgcacttacgtcgttagcttcacggtcgtttgttgttttgtttagtttgtattcagtgttcgtttcgtgtttttcccttctaataataaaagagaatgtattttgcacacgctgcgccttggtcctctctctctccgcaagacgatcgtgacatgtggttaactctaatgaactaatcctctgcagcagaggtaattctgggtcttcgtttcctgtggcggtcctcatgagagccagtttcatcatagcacctgatgggttttgcgactgcacttgaagaaacgttctatggtcttgaaattttccggattgactgacctacatgtcttaaagtaatgatggactgtcgtttctctttgcttatttgagctattgttgccataatatggatttatccctatttggtaaaataccatcttctgtataccacccctaccttgtcaccaGGGTTAGGGAGAAACGGATGACgtaatccgttacatgtaagggattattAAAAAAACTAACTGTAAtctgttaccagcaaaaatattgtaatcagattacagatacttcaaaaaaaaactagatgattacttcgaggattacttttaaattcagaaaggatgttagCGGGGGAAAAATCTGACACTTCTGTTTTTTCAAtgcattcaaatcagcattgaaaaaaggtgcacTTTTAAATGTGTTCAACGTGAGCGAgactgaccacaagtcagagaccactacgatgacacaccaaatgtgtttgatggatcgcgggaaaagagcaggaataggcttttgtaggctacagtccaagctatatCTTCCAATGAtgtgactgctgtcggcatccaaagattatccaacttgaatacatgcttggaggtaaggatgacagcagtggtgtagtctacagcgatatggatatcacttattattgatatctacatagtgcattgatgtgaatctcactgctgctctctcGTTTAGCTATTTGCagcttacggattgtggttgttgtagaTGGCTGTTCACAattctaaatgtgtatttgaacccaataatggttgaattcaagaagtttaagctgcctatcaatcattgttttttaaaccattggacagccagtgaaaaatgcgctcttgcaacagctgcatagtgcggatccgagcctatggaataaaagtgaggCCTTTATTGGTTAATCTAATTAATGCGGATAAAAAAATAAACCCATAGGCCTAATGGATACATGCTCAATCTCgaacacttttgatagacttaaaggcgcaatctgtagttgctacatccatttttgaacttatcaaatatatattttatatatatatatatatatatatacacagacacacagttgaagtcggaagtttacatacaccttagccaaatacatttaaactcagtttttcacaattcctgacatttaattttagtaaaaattccctgtcttaggtcagttaggatcaccactttattttaagaatgtgaaatgtcagaataatagaagagagaatgatttatttcaggtttatttctttcatcacattccctgtgggtcaaaagtttacatacactcaattagtatttggtagcattgcctttaaattgtttaacttgggtcaaatgtttcgggtagccttccacaagcttcccacaataagttgggtgaattttggcccattcctcctgacagagctggtgtaactgaatcaggtttgtaggcatccttgctcgcacacgctttttcagttctgcctacaaattttctataggattgaggtcaaggctttgtgatggccactccattaccttgactttgttgtccttaagccattttgccacaaaaaatggcttaaggaagtatgcttggggtcattgtccatttggaagacacatttgcgtccaagctttaacttcctgactgatgtctttagatgttgcttcaatatattcacagaATTTTCctcactcatgatgccatctactttgtgaagtgcaccagtccctcctgcagcaaagcaacatgatgctgccaccccgtgcttcactactgagatggtgttcttcggcttgcaagcctccccctttttcctccaaacataacgatggtcattatggccaaacagttctatttttcattcatcagaccagaggacatttctccaaaaagtacgatctttggccccatgtgcagttgcaaaccgtagtctggcttttttatggcggttgtgtagcggtggcttcttccttgctgagcggcctttccaggttatgacgatataggactcgttttactgtatatatagatacttttgtacttgtttcctccagcatcttcacaaggtcctttgctgttgttctgggattgattgacacttttcgcaccaaagtacgttcatctctaggagacagaacgcatccccttcctgagcggtatgccggatgtgtggtcccatggtgtttatacttgcatactattatttgtacagttgaacgtggtaccttcaggcatttggaaattgctcccaaggatgaagcagacttgtggaggtctacaatttttttctgaggtcttggctgattttttttgattttcccatgatgtcaagcaaagaggcactgtgtttgaaggtaggccttgaaatacatccacaggtacacctccaattgactcaaatgatgtaaattagcctatcagaagcttctaaagccatgacattatctggaattttacaagctgtttaaaggcacagtcaatttagtgtatgtaaacttctgacccactggaattgtgatacagtgaattataagtgaaataatctgtctgtaaacaattgttggaagaattacttgtgtcatgcacaaagtagatgtcctaaccgacttgccaaaactatagtttgttaacaagaaatttgtggagtggttgaaaaatgagttttaatgactccaacctaagtgtatgtaaacttctgacttcaattgtaCATGTAATTAGAGGGTGAAACACAGAAAGTCCGGGTAGCTGTTaaattaactgttcagcagtatTATCGCTTTGGGGtcgaagctgttcaggagcctttttgTCCCAGACTcggcgctccggtaccgtttgccgtatggtagcagagagaacagactgtgACTtgcgtggctggagtctttgacaatttttagggccttcctctgacaccgcctggtatagaggtcctggatggctgggaaatcggccccagtgatgtactggttcGTAcagactaccctctgtagagccttgcggtcagatgccgagctctcaatggtgcagctgtaaaactttttgaggacctgcaggcccatgccaaatcttttcagcctcccgaGGGGGTAGAGgcgttgtcgtgtcctcttcatgactgtgttggtgtgtttgaaaccatgataggtccttagtgatatGGACaccgagaaacttgaagctctcaaccatcTCCACTACAGTCCCATCGATGTGACTGGGGTCGTGCTCGGCCCTACGTTTTCATGtattccacgatcagctcctttgtcttgctgatgttgagggagatgttgttgtcctggcaccacactgcttaCCAAGAagtcagtgaatgttcctgagtggccgagttacagttttcacttaaatttgcttgaaattctatggcaagacctgaacatTGTTGTTTAGGAATGATTaacaatcaatttgacagagattgaagaattttaaaacgaataatgggcaaatgttgcacaatccaggtgtggaaagctcttcgaGACTTACCCAGATAGACACACAGGTGTAATCTCtgcaaaaggtgattctaacatgtattgactcagaggaTTGAGTCTTTATCTAATCAAATTATATtactgttttatttttcattattattattttttgtacaAATGTTAGTTTTTCTTCctctttgacagagtattttgtgtagctcGTTGAGTCTGCGCTCCTCTCCATAACGATTTAATTAGcctacatgtattttttttatatatatatcaactgttactaataatcctcagcaacaaccacaCGGCCGTGGCAACGTTTAGAGGTAAGCAAATATAGGTCAACGAAACAATATAATTAAATTGAATAATAATGTAGGCTGTAacaactgaagggaactaacagtaaaTTGGCAGTTGAATATGTGTGGTTGTTAGGACTCCCTACGGTCGATACTGATTGTGGCTAATATTTACCTTGATAGAAATAGGAAACAGAGAAAGTCTGGGTAGCCTATAACTAAGACATTCGAGGGTGCCCATCCCTGCAAGTAAAAAGGCAGTACAATTTAAATTCTGCATAATGGCACAgcatttcataaactttactgtTCATGAAATGCTGCCATttgactggtttcacattcatCTCCAGTGATTATAAGGTAAAATAGATCTAAAACAATgtatatttacaatccccttatccaaacggattactcatttacctagctcttatcaatagctctcattaagttgtaaattacagtgcatggagaacgGTGTTATTTCAATCTAAAAAAATAAAGtagatgctttttccacttggaaccggtAAGTTCGCTAGACCTTATTAATGTTTTCTTTGtgcgtaaaggtggtggaattaaaAGGGAATtgagtcaaggtcagaatacgaagtatctgtagacacaccttcatttattaaatctccaccccaaacgaatagcggttgaatagcatgctattctcgtGTTTAAATTAAAGGTCAGAATACGCCTAGAGAGAGAGGTGCATGAAAAGGGAATTACGTTTCATTTACTTGCACTTAACTCGGGTCAGAATCAGCCCTGTGGTGAATAAACTTTGAAACTTGAAAATAAGAGTAGGTCACTCTTACCTTATAACATTGTATATGCCTTTACTGTGTCAATCAGTTAGTGAAAATAGTGTGACCTTGAATACACTAATAGTCATTATATATCATGTGTTTTTTATAAAGCTCATTCTAAAAACCACACTCTTAGTCCTAGTATCTTCTCCATTTGCTATTTTCTTCTTTCACCTCACTTTTTGGACAAGGTAAAAAATTACGTTATAGGGTATTTAGTGCAAAAACATTTGTCAAACAGAACTCaatgacttgttttactgtgcaAAAGCAATAGAACAGGGAAGAAAACAAGCCTTGACCAACCCCCACGCCTCCATCCAAGATTTGCTATGACATCAAACCACAATGCACCGCAGTGTTTGCAGTTTACCCGCCTTCTCCATGGCAATGGGGCTAGTACGTCCCCTTATTCAAATAAAATACGTAAAAAACGTGATTTCTGTCCAATCTGCGCGCTCTGAAGTGACATAATGGAATTTACGAGGATAGAAAAGGTAGCGGCAGCATGCAAGCGCACACATTGGAACTTCTACCCCTCTAGTCGGGAGATTAATCATCGACTGTTTCTTATCAATTGTTTATTAACGAGGAAAAACAAAAAACGACAACATTTTTGAGGCAAAAGGTGATTTATACCCTGAACTTGGAGAAGGGGTAGGGCAACTTTAAAAGAGCATTTGATTTAATGTTATGCAAATTACGCATCGTTTCCTCTTCAGCAACTGAGAGGTTATGGGAACCCCTCTTTCTGTCGTAAGGCTCTGCTGACTTTTTACAGCTGCTGTCATCTAAGAATTTGTCTTTTACCAAAATATGATGAAGAATGACATTCATTTAAACCTTGTAGATGCCACTAATCTAAAGCCCCATCTCCGCGACGCCGAGTGCATTCTCAACTCCCCGGACCTTGGGCTGCTGAAACTGGCTTCCCCGGAGCTGGAGAGACTCCTCATTCAGTCCAACGGAATGGTCGTAACAACACCGACCTCTCAGTTCCTCTACCCCAAGTCAGTAACTGACGAACAGGAGTTTGCCGAGGGATTCGTCAAGGCTCTGGAGGATTTACACAAACAGAACCAGCTGAACGGGGGGACTTGCGCTCAAACGAACAGTCTCGACCTAAGTACCAACGTGGCTCCTGTCACTGTACACATGGACTTACCCGTCTATACGAACTTGAACAGTTATGGTAATGGACCTTTGGGCACCACTGTCAATTACTCCACAGACACTGTACCCttcccacctcctccctctcaccATTTAGGTGGCACACAGCAGCAACAAGCACATTCCCGGTTGCAATCCTTGAAAGATGAGCCGCAGACGGTCCCTGACTTGCACTGCTTCGGCGACAGTCCACCACTGTCGCCTATCAACATGGACACACAGGAGCGCATTAAAGCCGAGAGGAAAAAGCTGCGGAATAGAATTGCTGCGTCCAAGTGCCGAAAGAGGAAACTGGAGAGGATATCCAGACTCGAAGACAAAGTCAATAACCTAAAAACTCAAAACACTGACCTGGCCTCAACGGCAAGTGTACTCCGGGATCAAGTGGCTCAGCTAAAACAAAATGTTTTGAATCATGTGAACAGCGGATGCCAATTGTTGCCACATCAAGTTCAAGTGTACTAATCGCAGGACGACATTGGTCAACCAGCATAAATAAGCTCAATATCTGTTCTCTTGTTGGCTCTCAAATATCTCAATTATGCACGTAGAGCCATCGACTTTACAGACTAAAAGGACTTCACTAATGTACATTTTCTGTTTACACATTCTTTCTCATGGGTGTAAGACTGGATCAAACCAGTTCATCATTATTGTATTACTATATCATAGCCTTATActgaataaataaatatttgCATGTTTATTGACAAACTCGAATGTTACCTAAGAGGGTGTCATTGGGTGCACGTCATTTCTTACCCCTTTTAACGTTTACAAGCAAGCACTTGTACATTTTATATTCAATGCTCCAGTGTCTTATTTCAGTGTTATCTTAATGTGAAACTGTTGTCACCTTTTTGTTGCACTGAATATTTCCCTTCACATTCCTATTTTACTTGGATTCAGTTATCAAATAAACATTGCTTGATAATACACGGCACATGTTTTGCTGTCTGTTGGTTCAGTTTTCTGATTAATTTAGAAGCAACAAAACAAGATCCTACACACCAATGTCTTCACAAGCGACAGTAAGCCTTTATACTAGTTGCGTTTTCACAATAGGCTAAATGATTGGGTGGGGCACACAAGGATATTGCTCAATACATATTTGGAAAGTCCAATAAATTATAACTTGGGTCCAACCCACCATTACAATTTATTTGATATAAATACACCTTTTAGTACAATATGCCCATGGGACACTTTTCCACTTATTTATGTGAATTTTAAAAGTTAGCATATTAGCCAACTTTATTAGGCCTAAATTGACTCCTAACTCTGGCATCACGTCCGGAGAATGGAGTCCATCGTGGCATTGTAGCATTTAGCATATTGGATACAAACGTATCCATTCCTCGCAGGAAGTCCGTTTGCTGTGATATGTCAGTGAATTGTGTATCAACATGGTGTGTTGTGCCCTCTGCTGGTGTAATACGATAGGCCTATTGCAGAAATTAGACTCCTGTGCTGTAGATGAGTTCATGTATTGATTGAGTATAAGAAATGTCATCTAATTAGTTGTATCAACACAATTTCTTTGTTCGATTGAGTGCCGGCTATGCTGGTAGGTCTACATATGATCATTTAGTCCAAAACAAAAATGAAGATTACTTTTAGTTACTTTATACAGTATGAAACTGTTTGCATAGGACCAAGTTGTGGTAGCACAGTTGATCTATTGGTGTTGTTTTTGTAAATCAAACCTGTAATAATGCTTCATGGATAATTTTATGACAAGGTATAAACCTTGTATAAACACCTTAGTGTAGACAGCCAGACACCTATGAAACAGATGGTCCAAGCTTGCTTTGAATGCAGCCTCAGAGACCACTCTATAGATACCGTAGCGTAGGCACCTATGAGCCAGACACCTATGAGACAGTGAATAACAAATGGTCCCAGCTTGCTTTGAATTTGCAGCATCAGTACCAGGGCTATAAAATATGTGATGTTGCAGGGGCTGGCAGGCTCCTGGAAGCAATGTTGCGAGCCAAATGAGATGGTGCAACtgctgtgtttgtgagtgtgtgtcttcTGTATTTTTATGTGAGACGCACACTACATAATGATAGTGGTGAACATACATCAATGAGGAAAACTGCAATATTGCAACAGGCCAAACTTTTATTTTTGTCATTGAATTCCACAACATGTACAGCAGATTTGGTAATGTTCACATTTTAACATTTTGACACCATATTCCCTTATTGTTATAACATTAGTTGTTGTATTCCCACAATAGAAATGCAAAGTAAAAATCTATGTAAACCAAGTCAACAGTACTTTGCAGAACAGTATTCGGTGGATgcacaaaaataaaattaaaaaaacgtTGTTAAATTCCAAAAACAAGCAACACTTTGGGTCTTTTGAAAAATTGCAATACCTTCCTGACAGCGCAAACCTTATTGGATGCCTTGAAGGTTGCCTTCGTAGCAAATCaatgaaataaaaacataatCTCAAATACTCTTATTGTACTCTTCTAAATTTACACTCAagtcaaatgtttatttttcTCCCAAGCTTTGGTGACATCCAAGATCCTAACAACATTTCTCACTATAAATCCACCAATTTTACAAGAGTTTTAAAACCACTAGTATATTTGTGTAAATGTTTTTTTGAAAGTAATGGCTTTATGTAACCCAACAAATCATGATTATTCCCTCTTTTTATACCCGACACCCTTTATATAGTAGATCTACTGTCAGCAAGCTCTACTGTTTGAAATGCTGTTCAGTTGTACTGCATATTGCTTTTTATTAAAGAAAGTGACACATTCATTCACAAGCAGGCCTAGAACTAATGCAGATAAAATACAGGTTTCAGATTTTGTCCTTTTTTTGCAAGCCTGgagtcaatacaacacacaatcCACGCATGAAACATATGACAAATGCATTTACAGTTTGTTTCATAGAAAGGAAGACAGCATCGGCGAGGAGGAGGACAGTttacagaagggggggggggggggggggggtctctggaTACTACTGAGATGGCAGACTCACAGCCATAATATAGTAGAGCAAAATTATGTTGAAAATGTATGCTGGATTGCAAGATGATCAAATATTGTTGTTATTGTAACTACAGTTGTTACACATTATCAATATTGTCCCACATCAAAACTTTGGTATGACTCAGTGAAGTACAAATGTGACAGTTTCATCAATTGAGGATGCTTGAATGACTGATCTATTTGTATGATTATTTCGCACTCATTCACTCTAGTAAAGACAGCCATTTGTCAACAACATAGAAAAGTTGACTCGTAAACATCACAAAGGTCTTAAGGGAGATAGTGGTTCTCTAATTTGAGTGGAAACTTGCCTGGATTGAGACCTTGGACTGAATATCAATTCAAAGACAAGAGGCAAAAGGTTTTTCTTTCCTAAATGAAACAGTTTACTAAATTGCACTCAAACAGTCTCATAAGGGTTAGCGTTtaattttacatacattttactGCAAATTgttccagtcacacacacactacaaaccCATAAACTCTTTGTTGCATAAGCCTACGCTTGTGTGCATTAAAGGTAGAGTCAACAAAATTACATTGCCACTCGCAGCATCGCAGATATTGCGATGAGTGAGATGCAAGACTTCACTcccacacagtatctgcgcatgGGTTCAAGTCAAGCTGTTTGAGCATGGTAGGTACGGGATCCAAACAGCAGAAGTTTACCCTCACTCTTTAATGCTCTTAGTTGTTGTGGATATTGGCCCTGGTTTACTTGTGCACCTACGTCATATCTACCTTTAAGTACTTACAAGCAGTGGGACAAAAACAGCCTTCGCCAAAACTgagcaaaacatatttttttaacctaTGTTATTGTACAGGACACAGTATGATTTCTATATTATTTAACTTCACTTGTGCAGTCTCTTGTATCCTATTTCAAGTCATAAGGAGCCAAGTATTGCCTCTGATATAACATGCACATTGTAATTCATTATTTctcacaaaaatacaaaataagatAATTGAAATGGATGTAAAAGGTGAGCGATGCTGATATACTTCAGCTATGCTCTGGTTCTGTGGTTTCAGCCTCTTTCCATGCAACTAGCATTAATCTTAACAGCTCTTAGTAAGTGTATTAGCAAGTACCTGAGAGCGGTAGTAGGAGCAAAGAAGTTTAGTGTAAATGGGCATAGGGGGATGACAATGAGATTAATTAAACCATAAATAAATTGATTCAGAGAAAATCTACAACATTGACCTCTCATATCTTCATAGATCGTTTCTTTATGCtttttaaaaaaatctattttttcaAATGGATCCCTTAGATATTAGATAATGCACATTATTTACATACACATTTAAACCAAACATGTACCAGTcaaaaatgccaagagtgtgcaaagctgtcatcaaggcaaagggtggctactttgaagaatctcaaatctaaaatatatttggatttgtttaacacttttttggttactacatgattccatatttgttatttcatagttttgaagtcttcattattattctacaatgtagaaaatagtaaaaataaagaaaaaccctggaataagtaggtgtgtccaaacttttgactggtactgt
Coding sequences:
- the LOC120054423 gene encoding transcription factor jun-D-like isoform X1 yields the protein MMKNDIHLNLVDATNLKPHLRDAECILNSPDLGLLKLASPELERLLIQSNGMVVTTPTSQFLYPKSVTDEQEFAEGFVKALEDLHKQNQLNGGTCAQTNSLDLSTNVAPVTVHMDLPVYTNLNSYGNGPLGTTVNYSTDTVPFPPPPSHHLGGTQQQQAHSRLQSLKDEPQTVPDLHCFGDSPPLSPINMDTQERIKAERKKLRNRIAASKCRKRKLERISRLEDKVNNLKTQNTDLASTASVLRDQVAQLKQNVLNHVNSGCQLLPHQVQVY
- the LOC120054423 gene encoding transcription factor jun-D-like isoform X2, producing the protein MVVTTPTSQFLYPKSVTDEQEFAEGFVKALEDLHKQNQLNGGTCAQTNSLDLSTNVAPVTVHMDLPVYTNLNSYGNGPLGTTVNYSTDTVPFPPPPSHHLGGTQQQQAHSRLQSLKDEPQTVPDLHCFGDSPPLSPINMDTQERIKAERKKLRNRIAASKCRKRKLERISRLEDKVNNLKTQNTDLASTASVLRDQVAQLKQNVLNHVNSGCQLLPHQVQVY